The Rhinatrema bivittatum chromosome 4, aRhiBiv1.1, whole genome shotgun sequence genome window below encodes:
- the RASSF1 gene encoding ras association domain-containing protein 1 isoform X2 has protein sequence MCEVDAGTPSFEMTWSSTTSSGYCSQEDSDSELEQYFTARTSFIRRPRKDKDEKIDWEKPVLSQNEIEQKIKEYNRQINSNLFMSLSKDGAYTGFIKVQLKLIRPVSVPASRKPPSIQDSRKQSARAQTVKRRTSFYLPKGTAKHLHVSAQTQASEVIEALLKKFMVVDNPRKFALFERAEKEDQVYLRKLADDEKPLHLRLLAGPSEKVLSFVLKENETGEVNWDAFSMPELQNFLRILQREEEEHVKQILQKYACCREKMQEALTARTPG, from the exons ATGTGCGAGGTGGACGCGGGCACCCCGTCTTTCGAGATGACCTGGAGCAGCACCACGAGCAGCGGCTACTGCAGCCAGGAGGACTCGGACTCGGAGCTGGAGCAGTACTTCACTGCTCGCACCTCGTTCATCCGGAGACCCCGCAAGGACAAG gaTGAGAAGATCGATTGGGAGAAGCCAGTCCTGTCCCAAAATGAGATTGAGCAGAAGATTAAAGAATACAACAGGCAGATTAACAGCAACCTCTTCATGAGCCTG AGCAAGGATGGCGCCTACACTGGCTTCATCAAAGTGCAGCTGAAGCTGATTCGTCCTGTGTCTGTACCCGCCTCCCGGAAGCCACCCTCCATCCAGGACAGCAGGAAACAGTCTGCGCGGGCTCAGACGGTGAAGCGACGCACCTCCTTCTATTTGCCCAAGGGCACGGCGAAGCACCTGCATGTGAGCGCACAGACGCAGGCCAGCGAGGTCATCGAGGCCCTGCTCAAGAAGTTCATGGTGGTGGACAATCCCCGCAAGTTTGCACTTTTCGAGAGAGCTGAGAAAGAGGACCAAG TGTACCTGCGTAAGTTGGCCGATGATGAGAAGCCCCTGCATCTACGACTCCTGGCAGGACCCAGTGAGAAGGTCTTGAGCTTTGTACTGAAGGAGAACGAGACAGGAGAGGTCAAT TGGGATGCATTCAGTATGCCAGAGCTACAGAATTTCTTGCGGATCCTGCAGCGTGAGGAAGAGGAGCACGTGAAGCAGATCCTCCAGAAGTACGCCTGCTGTCGGGAGAAGATGCAGGAGGCGCTGACGGCCCGTACTCCAGGTTGA
- the RASSF1 gene encoding ras association domain-containing protein 1 isoform X3, translated as MSLSKDGAYTGFIKVQLKLIRPVSVPASRKPPSIQDSRKQSARAQTVKRRTSFYLPKGTAKHLHVSAQTQASEVIEALLKKFMVVDNPRKFALFERAEKEDQVYLRKLADDEKPLHLRLLAGPSEKVLSFVLKENETGEVNWDAFSMPELQNFLRILQREEEEHVKQILQKYACCREKMQEALTARTPG; from the exons ATGAGCCTG AGCAAGGATGGCGCCTACACTGGCTTCATCAAAGTGCAGCTGAAGCTGATTCGTCCTGTGTCTGTACCCGCCTCCCGGAAGCCACCCTCCATCCAGGACAGCAGGAAACAGTCTGCGCGGGCTCAGACGGTGAAGCGACGCACCTCCTTCTATTTGCCCAAGGGCACGGCGAAGCACCTGCATGTGAGCGCACAGACGCAGGCCAGCGAGGTCATCGAGGCCCTGCTCAAGAAGTTCATGGTGGTGGACAATCCCCGCAAGTTTGCACTTTTCGAGAGAGCTGAGAAAGAGGACCAAG TGTACCTGCGTAAGTTGGCCGATGATGAGAAGCCCCTGCATCTACGACTCCTGGCAGGACCCAGTGAGAAGGTCTTGAGCTTTGTACTGAAGGAGAACGAGACAGGAGAGGTCAAT TGGGATGCATTCAGTATGCCAGAGCTACAGAATTTCTTGCGGATCCTGCAGCGTGAGGAAGAGGAGCACGTGAAGCAGATCCTCCAGAAGTACGCCTGCTGTCGGGAGAAGATGCAGGAGGCGCTGACGGCCCGTACTCCAGGTTGA